A single genomic interval of Granulicella tundricola MP5ACTX9 harbors:
- a CDS encoding phytoene desaturase family protein, producing the protein MPTASIIGSGPNGLSAAITLAQAGLETTVYERNAQAGGGCSTGEITLPGFRHDLGSSAYPLGIASPFFNSLPFEVPIPWVQPPAACAHPLDDGTAVLLERSLADTIENLDAADARKYRSLIEPIADAFPRLIVDLLGPIQHIPKHPLLLARFGLSAPLPAASLARSRFKGPRARALFAGMAAHSVQPLEMPGTAAVALVLMAAGHAVGWPILAGGAQTLTDALIAHLQSLSGRVELNHEINTLTQLPDTLTLADITPRQLLQIAGPTLPHAYRTQLESFRYGAGAFKVDYALSAPIPWTAKECLRSATVHLGGTLEEIAASERGFNADKPFVLLVQPSLFDPTRAPEGKHTAWAYCHVPNGSTADHLAALEAQITRFAPEFQDVVLARTVSPPAALERWNPNLIGGDLSGGAMTPSQLLFRPTPSLYGTPLPNLFLCGASTPPGGGVHGMAGFHAARAALRSQTANHPRSRS; encoded by the coding sequence ATGCCCACCGCCTCCATCATCGGCTCCGGACCCAACGGCCTCTCTGCCGCCATCACTCTGGCACAGGCGGGGCTTGAAACCACGGTCTACGAGCGCAACGCGCAGGCCGGCGGCGGCTGCTCCACCGGCGAGATCACCCTGCCCGGCTTCCGCCACGATCTCGGCTCCTCGGCTTATCCACTCGGCATCGCCAGCCCCTTCTTCAACTCGCTGCCCTTTGAGGTCCCCATTCCGTGGGTCCAACCACCCGCCGCCTGCGCCCACCCGCTGGACGACGGCACCGCCGTCCTGCTCGAGCGTTCACTCGCCGACACCATCGAGAACCTGGACGCCGCCGACGCCCGCAAGTATCGCTCGCTGATCGAGCCCATCGCCGACGCCTTTCCGCGCCTGATTGTAGACCTCCTCGGCCCCATCCAGCACATCCCGAAGCACCCGCTTCTCCTCGCACGTTTCGGACTCAGCGCCCCCCTGCCCGCCGCCTCGCTGGCCCGTTCCCGCTTCAAGGGTCCCCGCGCCCGAGCACTCTTCGCCGGCATGGCCGCGCACTCCGTCCAGCCACTCGAGATGCCCGGCACCGCCGCCGTGGCGCTGGTCCTGATGGCAGCGGGTCACGCCGTGGGCTGGCCCATCCTGGCCGGAGGAGCCCAGACCCTGACCGACGCGCTGATCGCGCACCTGCAATCGCTCAGCGGCCGCGTGGAACTCAACCACGAGATCAACACCCTCACCCAGCTTCCCGACACCCTGACCCTGGCCGACATCACCCCCCGCCAGCTCCTCCAGATCGCCGGCCCGACGCTGCCCCACGCCTACCGGACCCAACTCGAGTCCTTCCGGTACGGCGCAGGCGCGTTCAAGGTCGACTACGCCCTCAGCGCGCCCATCCCTTGGACCGCGAAGGAATGTCTCCGCTCCGCCACCGTCCATCTGGGCGGCACGCTGGAAGAGATCGCCGCCTCCGAACGCGGTTTCAATGCTGACAAGCCCTTTGTTCTCTTGGTCCAGCCATCCCTCTTCGATCCCACCCGCGCACCGGAGGGCAAGCACACCGCCTGGGCGTATTGCCACGTCCCTAACGGCAGTACAGCCGACCATCTGGCCGCGCTTGAAGCCCAGATCACCCGCTTCGCCCCGGAGTTCCAGGATGTCGTCCTAGCCCGCACCGTCTCACCACCTGCGGCGCTCGAGCGCTGGAACCCCAACCTGATCGGCGGCGATCTCTCCGGCGGCGCCATGACCCCGTCACAACTTCTCTTCCGCCCCACCCCGAGTCT
- a CDS encoding ferrochelatase, with protein MSQPDAILLLAHGTPDVLSEMAEYLSKVTNGRPLPAAVVEELQHRYAEIGLQETPLPDGPPLTRLTLQQSRMLADELEIPVYVGMRNWHPYIADVVTQMRADGVRHFKAICLAPQNSRTSVGLYRSVTAKAAAEEPAMQMDFVAGWAEHPLLAAAFAERLWPAWAEACATTGRRVPVLFTAHSVPCRTIMMGTVQSATSPSAEPGRPVPAEGIQNYGARTEPDPYPVEAKRTAALVAQALAPVGMTDRDWYFAFQSQGVAGGPWIGPTVEDTFKALVAEGHTAVVMQPIGFLCDHVEILYDIDIAFAETGRELGLKVSRAESLNASEPLIRALKTIAEGTYKADVEELAGA; from the coding sequence ATGTCTCAGCCTGACGCCATCCTCCTTCTCGCCCATGGAACCCCGGACGTGCTCTCCGAGATGGCCGAGTATCTGTCCAAGGTCACCAATGGCCGCCCGCTTCCGGCCGCCGTCGTAGAAGAGCTGCAACACCGTTACGCGGAGATCGGCCTGCAGGAGACGCCGCTACCGGACGGGCCGCCGCTCACCCGGCTGACCCTCCAGCAGAGCCGCATGCTCGCGGACGAGCTTGAAATTCCGGTCTACGTCGGCATGCGCAACTGGCACCCGTACATCGCGGACGTCGTGACGCAGATGCGTGCCGATGGCGTCCGCCACTTCAAGGCCATCTGCCTGGCGCCGCAGAACAGCCGCACTTCGGTCGGGCTCTACCGCTCCGTTACCGCGAAGGCCGCGGCGGAAGAACCGGCAATGCAGATGGACTTCGTCGCCGGTTGGGCCGAGCATCCGCTCCTCGCAGCAGCCTTCGCTGAGCGCCTCTGGCCCGCATGGGCCGAAGCCTGCGCCACCACAGGCAGACGTGTCCCCGTCCTCTTCACCGCCCACTCCGTTCCCTGCCGCACCATCATGATGGGCACGGTCCAGAGCGCCACCAGCCCCAGCGCGGAGCCGGGCCGCCCCGTTCCGGCTGAGGGCATCCAGAACTACGGCGCACGCACCGAGCCCGACCCCTACCCGGTCGAGGCCAAGCGCACCGCCGCCTTGGTCGCGCAGGCGTTGGCCCCCGTCGGCATGACGGACCGGGACTGGTACTTCGCCTTCCAGAGCCAGGGTGTGGCCGGGGGGCCGTGGATCGGCCCGACCGTCGAAGACACCTTCAAGGCGCTGGTGGCGGAGGGTCATACGGCAGTCGTCATGCAGCCCATCGGCTTTCTCTGCGATCACGTCGAGATCTTGTACGACATCGACATCGCGTTCGCGGAGACGGGCCGGGAACTGGGGCTGAAGGTCTCCCGCGCCGAAAGTCTCAACGCCTCAGAGCCACTGATCCGCGCCTTGAAGACGATCGCCGAAGGCACGTACAAGGCTGACGTGGAAGAGCTCGCGGGCGCATGA
- the hemG gene encoding protoporphyrinogen oxidase, with the protein MKRIAIIGGGIAGLTCAWQLHQLGQPFTLYEATPRLGGTVRTLHRDGFTIEQGPDGWVTEKPWAAELARDLGLGDELTPSNDAGRVTWIVRDNKLMAMPDGMRMMVPTDLLALEGSPLFSDEARAAYAAEPARAEELRAAAPDQDESIAAFVLRHYGHEVLNAVAAPLLAGVFGGDVWKLSVRAVMPRFVEMERQHGSLITALQSLVRRDSPSIFTTLASGLGTLIDRMAAALPAGSVRMSAPINSIPDSDHIILATPAHVIRTLLRGLAPERAVELLPAEASSAVLVALAFDEEFALPAGFGFLVPHSEPSQLLAATFVDQKFPGRVPPGKRLLRAFFGGANGLALTSLDDGALAALAHAELVRILGPLPVPAFSTVQRWPLSLPQYEVGHLDRMTELAGLLPSNVHLLGNAYRGVGLPDLIRDARALARQLTS; encoded by the coding sequence ATGAAGCGGATCGCCATCATCGGCGGCGGTATCGCTGGGCTGACCTGCGCGTGGCAGCTCCACCAGCTCGGCCAGCCGTTTACGCTGTACGAGGCCACCCCTCGCCTGGGCGGAACCGTCCGCACCCTCCACCGCGACGGGTTCACGATCGAGCAGGGGCCGGATGGGTGGGTCACGGAAAAACCGTGGGCCGCGGAGCTCGCGCGCGATCTTGGCCTGGGAGATGAGCTCACGCCATCGAACGACGCCGGCCGGGTCACCTGGATCGTCCGCGATAACAAACTGATGGCGATGCCCGACGGCATGCGCATGATGGTCCCCACGGACCTGCTTGCACTGGAAGGCTCACCGCTCTTCAGCGATGAAGCTCGCGCAGCCTACGCCGCCGAGCCAGCCCGCGCAGAAGAGCTACGCGCTGCCGCACCGGACCAGGACGAGTCCATCGCAGCCTTCGTGCTGCGCCACTACGGCCACGAGGTCCTGAATGCGGTGGCCGCGCCGCTGCTGGCCGGGGTCTTCGGCGGAGACGTCTGGAAGCTGAGCGTACGGGCTGTGATGCCGCGCTTCGTTGAGATGGAGCGGCAGCACGGCTCGCTGATCACGGCTCTGCAATCGCTTGTCCGGCGCGATAGTCCGAGTATCTTTACGACTCTGGCCTCGGGTCTCGGGACGTTGATTGACCGCATGGCGGCGGCTTTGCCTGCCGGCTCGGTCCGGATGAGTGCGCCGATCAACTCGATCCCGGACAGCGATCACATCATCCTGGCCACGCCGGCACACGTGATTCGAACGCTGCTGCGCGGGCTGGCTCCGGAGCGCGCGGTCGAGTTGCTGCCTGCGGAGGCGTCGTCCGCGGTGCTGGTGGCGCTGGCCTTTGACGAGGAGTTTGCGCTGCCCGCAGGCTTCGGCTTTCTGGTGCCGCACTCCGAGCCCTCGCAGTTGCTGGCCGCGACGTTCGTGGACCAGAAGTTTCCCGGGCGAGTGCCTCCGGGCAAGCGCCTTCTCCGCGCCTTCTTCGGCGGTGCAAATGGTCTGGCGCTGACGTCGCTCGATGATGGAGCGCTTGCTGCGCTGGCTCATGCGGAGCTGGTCAGGATTCTCGGGCCGCTGCCTGTGCCGGCTTTCTCAACCGTGCAGCGTTGGCCGTTGAGCCTGCCGCAGTATGAGGTCGGCCACCTGGACCGGATGACTGAGTTGGCGGGGCTGCTGCCGTCGAACGTCCACTTGCTCGGGAATGCATATCGAGGCGTCGGCTTGCCGGACCTGATCCGCGATGCCCGCGCACTGGCGCGTCAGCTTACGAGCTGA
- a CDS encoding 2'-5' RNA ligase family protein, which produces MEAQVAAHSNASYILTLALDPASQDLFDRLRKAHYPPKLNQIAAHLTLFHKLPQTEAVQAYVASAAVQESFTMRVTGLRSLGRGVAYSLHSDELQAIHRQLSTGFAEHLTAQDKQKFWPHVVVQNKASGEEARELKLKLELEFREFDVQATGLQLWRYLGGPWELAATYTFSS; this is translated from the coding sequence TTGGAAGCGCAAGTAGCCGCGCACTCCAACGCTTCCTACATCCTCACGCTTGCGCTCGATCCAGCGTCACAGGATCTCTTCGACCGTCTCCGCAAGGCGCACTACCCACCGAAGCTCAACCAGATCGCGGCTCATCTCACGCTGTTCCACAAGCTCCCGCAGACTGAAGCGGTCCAGGCCTACGTGGCGAGCGCGGCTGTCCAAGAGAGCTTCACCATGCGAGTCACCGGTCTTCGTTCGCTTGGCCGAGGCGTCGCGTACAGCCTTCACTCTGATGAATTACAGGCGATTCATCGCCAGCTTTCCACCGGCTTTGCGGAACACCTGACCGCGCAAGACAAGCAGAAGTTCTGGCCGCACGTCGTCGTGCAGAACAAGGCCTCCGGTGAAGAAGCACGCGAGCTCAAATTAAAGCTCGAACTTGAATTCCGCGAGTTCGACGTGCAGGCGACCGGCTTGCAGCTTTGGCGATACCTCGGCGGCCCATGGGAGCTCGCCGCCACCTATACCTTCAGCTCGTAA
- the cysS gene encoding cysteine--tRNA ligase, which yields MALELFNTLGGRVESLTPADGAVLRMYACGPTVYDYGHIGNFRTFIHVDVLRRYLKQTGIEVKHVMNITDVDDKIIRNAALLKMPIEDYTRKYEDAFFEDMAALGVERPEVLPRATENIEEMVALIERLAEKDIAYQAEDGSWYFRIARFADYGKLSKKDFEGIEDGARVDVDEYEKDAARDFALWKAVKPGEHAWETRLGPGRPGWHIECSAMATKFLGDGFDLHAGGEDLTFPHHENEIAQSESASGTAFARHWMHVRFLLVEGRKMSKSEGNFYTLRDLLLKGHRASAIRFLLMSVPYRHQLNFTFDGLIESTNAVERLRTFADRMRKGSFPEGLNEDLAAATAKALAGYDAALSNDLNTAEARAAIFDLVRAGNSAADAGTVKSGNAAEILKVLERFDGVFAVLVDRDAEITRAALDWAEKDGRMDEAAPELVATLSFSDADIDALVAERTHAKKTRNFARADAVRNELLAKGILLEDTKDGVRWKRK from the coding sequence GTGGCTTTGGAACTCTTCAACACACTTGGCGGGCGAGTGGAATCGCTCACCCCGGCAGACGGCGCTGTTCTCCGAATGTATGCCTGCGGTCCCACGGTCTACGACTACGGCCACATCGGCAACTTCCGCACCTTCATCCATGTCGACGTGCTCCGCCGCTATCTGAAGCAGACCGGCATTGAAGTGAAACACGTCATGAACATCACGGACGTGGATGACAAGATCATCCGCAACGCCGCGCTCCTGAAGATGCCCATCGAGGACTACACCCGCAAGTATGAGGATGCGTTCTTTGAGGACATGGCCGCCCTTGGCGTCGAACGCCCCGAAGTCCTGCCCCGCGCCACCGAGAACATCGAAGAGATGGTCGCGCTCATCGAGCGGCTTGCCGAGAAAGACATCGCCTATCAGGCCGAGGACGGAAGCTGGTACTTCCGCATCGCTCGCTTCGCCGACTACGGCAAGCTCTCCAAGAAAGACTTTGAAGGCATTGAAGACGGCGCACGAGTCGACGTCGATGAGTATGAGAAGGATGCCGCCCGCGACTTCGCCCTCTGGAAGGCTGTGAAGCCGGGTGAGCACGCCTGGGAGACACGCCTCGGCCCCGGCAGGCCTGGCTGGCATATCGAATGCTCCGCCATGGCAACCAAGTTTCTCGGAGACGGCTTCGATCTCCATGCAGGCGGCGAAGACCTCACCTTCCCCCACCATGAGAACGAGATCGCACAGTCCGAATCAGCCAGCGGCACGGCCTTCGCTCGCCACTGGATGCACGTCCGATTCCTGCTCGTGGAAGGCCGCAAGATGTCGAAGTCCGAGGGCAACTTTTACACCCTCCGCGACCTCCTGCTCAAGGGCCATCGCGCCTCCGCCATTCGCTTCCTTCTGATGAGCGTACCTTACCGGCATCAACTCAACTTCACCTTCGACGGGCTGATCGAGTCCACGAACGCTGTCGAGCGCCTTCGCACCTTCGCCGATCGCATGCGCAAGGGCAGCTTCCCGGAAGGCCTGAACGAAGACCTTGCAGCAGCCACCGCCAAGGCCCTCGCAGGCTATGACGCGGCTCTCAGCAACGATCTCAACACGGCAGAAGCGCGCGCGGCCATCTTCGACCTGGTCCGTGCCGGCAACTCCGCGGCCGATGCCGGCACCGTCAAGTCCGGCAACGCCGCAGAGATTTTGAAGGTGCTGGAGCGCTTCGACGGTGTCTTTGCGGTCCTCGTCGACCGTGACGCGGAGATCACACGCGCCGCGCTGGACTGGGCAGAGAAGGACGGCCGCATGGATGAGGCCGCGCCTGAACTGGTCGCAACCCTGTCATTCAGCGATGCGGACATCGACGCGCTGGTCGCAGAGCGCACCCATGCGAAGAAGACTCGCAACTTCGCGCGCGCAGACGCCGTACGCAATGAGCTGCTCGCCAAAGGCATCCTGCTTGAGGACACCAAGGATGGAGTGCGTTGGAAGCGCAAGTAG
- the tsaD gene encoding tRNA (adenosine(37)-N6)-threonylcarbamoyltransferase complex transferase subunit TsaD: MPSGLILGIESSCDETAASVVKNGTQVLSNVVASQIALHAAYGGVVPELASREHLRNIVPVVRSAIAEAGIVFSDLDAIAVTEGPGLPGALLVGILYAKSLSFGLDKPLIAINHLEGHIHAVLMQSAPRTDGPLLALVVSGGHTHLYLATLTPSNTWTYRNVGKTVDDAAGEAYDKVAKLLGLGYPGGPWIDALAPFGNPAAISFRFGPIDTKEKDLRFNFSFSGIKTAVLRYIQAHAMQPEIEARRSALALTPDLPPKDAAALCNQQTLDLIASFQASVVGVLIRQTLAAAEAFGAKSIVVSGGVAANRELRERFHKESESRGLSVAFPSLALSTDNAAMIAAAAWPRLLANEVAPESMSAMPQLRLGA, from the coding sequence ATGCCCTCCGGCCTCATCTTAGGAATCGAAAGCAGTTGCGACGAAACCGCCGCCTCCGTCGTCAAAAACGGCACGCAAGTCCTTTCGAATGTTGTAGCTTCGCAAATAGCCCTGCACGCAGCCTACGGCGGAGTCGTCCCCGAACTAGCCTCTCGCGAGCACCTCCGCAACATCGTCCCCGTAGTCCGCTCCGCCATTGCGGAAGCAGGCATTGTTTTCAGTGATTTAGACGCCATCGCCGTCACCGAAGGCCCCGGCCTCCCAGGCGCCCTCCTCGTAGGCATCCTCTATGCCAAATCCCTCTCCTTCGGCCTCGATAAACCCCTCATAGCAATCAATCACTTAGAGGGGCACATCCACGCCGTCCTCATGCAATCCGCCCCCAGAACCGACGGCCCCCTCCTGGCCCTCGTCGTCTCCGGCGGCCACACCCACCTTTACCTGGCTACCCTAACCCCCTCCAACACATGGACTTACCGCAACGTAGGCAAAACCGTAGACGACGCCGCCGGCGAGGCCTATGACAAAGTAGCCAAACTCCTCGGCCTGGGCTACCCCGGCGGCCCCTGGATCGACGCCCTCGCCCCCTTCGGTAATCCTGCAGCCATCTCCTTCCGCTTCGGCCCAATCGATACAAAAGAAAAGGACTTACGCTTCAACTTCTCCTTCAGCGGCATCAAGACCGCCGTCCTCCGTTACATCCAGGCTCACGCGATGCAGCCGGAAATCGAAGCCCGCCGCTCAGCCTTGGCCCTCACCCCGGATCTCCCGCCCAAAGACGCCGCAGCCCTTTGCAATCAACAAACCCTGGACCTGATCGCCTCCTTCCAGGCCTCAGTCGTAGGCGTTCTCATCCGCCAGACCCTCGCTGCGGCGGAGGCCTTCGGCGCAAAATCCATTGTCGTCTCCGGCGGTGTCGCCGCCAATCGCGAACTCCGCGAGCGCTTCCACAAAGAATCGGAGTCCCGCGGCCTCTCCGTGGCATTCCCGTCGCTCGCCCTCTCCACGGACAACGCCGCGATGATCGCCGCTGCCGCTTGGCCCAGGCTGTTGGCCAACGAAGTCGCGCCAGAGTCCATGAGCGCGATGCCGCAACTCCGCCTGGGCGCTTGA
- a CDS encoding CCA tRNA nucleotidyltransferase, with the protein MPRTETAARKIVQTLRSAGHQAFFAGGCVRDLLLGKTPKDFDVATSATPDQITALFPRTLQVGAHFGVILVQMDVEGEPTSTEVATFRHDGAYSDGRRPDAVRFSTDPREDVLRRDFTINGMLLDPFAEGSDNAILDFVGGRNDLAVKIIRTIGSPDTRFEEDKLRMLRAVRFAARLSFAIDPNTAAAITRHAAEIFQVSNERIRDELTLMLTEGNAHRAFELLYQTGLLHHILPEAERMIGVQQPPQYHPEGDVWVHTLLLLDHLFAGASPTLAWGMLLHDIGKPATFQPPNPAKPGDRIRFNGHVETGVRIAESILARLRFSNDDTAQILALIQNHMRFGDILHMKQSTLKRFLRLPHFEEHLALHRADCLSSHARLELYDFAKTQYESHDPEQIRPTLLLTGRDLIAAGYRPSPQFKSMLERAEDAQLEGILHSLEDAIHLIIKEFGAPPPSR; encoded by the coding sequence ATGCCTCGCACTGAAACCGCAGCCCGAAAGATCGTCCAGACCCTCCGCTCCGCAGGCCATCAAGCCTTCTTCGCCGGCGGCTGCGTCCGCGACCTCCTCCTCGGCAAGACGCCCAAGGACTTCGACGTAGCCACCAGCGCCACGCCGGATCAGATCACCGCGCTCTTCCCCCGCACCCTCCAGGTCGGAGCCCACTTCGGCGTCATCCTCGTCCAAATGGACGTTGAAGGCGAGCCCACCTCCACTGAAGTCGCCACCTTCCGCCACGACGGAGCCTACTCCGACGGCCGCCGCCCAGACGCCGTCCGCTTCTCCACCGATCCCCGCGAAGACGTCCTCCGGCGCGACTTCACCATCAACGGAATGTTGCTGGACCCGTTCGCTGAAGGTTCAGACAACGCCATCCTGGACTTCGTCGGTGGTCGCAACGACCTGGCCGTGAAGATCATCCGCACCATCGGCTCCCCGGACACCCGCTTTGAGGAAGACAAGCTCCGCATGCTCCGGGCCGTTCGCTTCGCCGCCCGCCTCAGCTTCGCCATAGACCCCAACACCGCAGCCGCCATCACCCGCCACGCAGCCGAAATCTTCCAGGTCTCGAACGAGCGCATCCGCGACGAACTCACCCTCATGCTCACCGAAGGCAACGCCCACCGAGCCTTCGAACTCCTCTACCAGACCGGCCTCCTCCACCACATCCTCCCGGAGGCCGAACGCATGATCGGCGTCCAGCAACCCCCGCAGTACCACCCGGAGGGCGACGTCTGGGTCCACACCCTGCTCCTGCTCGACCACCTGTTCGCCGGAGCCTCGCCTACCCTAGCCTGGGGCATGCTCCTCCACGACATCGGCAAACCCGCCACCTTCCAGCCCCCCAACCCCGCCAAGCCCGGCGACCGCATCCGTTTCAACGGCCACGTAGAAACCGGCGTCCGCATCGCAGAGTCCATCCTCGCGCGCCTCCGCTTCTCCAACGACGACACCGCCCAGATCCTCGCCCTCATCCAGAACCACATGCGCTTCGGCGACATCCTCCACATGAAGCAAAGCACCCTCAAACGCTTCCTCCGCCTCCCCCACTTCGAGGAGCACCTCGCTCTCCACCGAGCCGACTGCCTCAGCTCCCACGCCCGCCTGGAGCTCTACGACTTCGCCAAAACCCAGTACGAGTCCCACGATCCCGAGCAGATCCGCCCCACGCTCCTCCTCACCGGCCGTGATCTCATCGCCGCCGGCTACCGCCCCAGCCCGCAGTTCAAGTCCATGCTGGAACGCGCGGAAGACGCCCAACTGGAGGGCATTCTGCACTCGCTTGAAGACGCTATCCACCTCATTATAAAAGAGTTCGGCGCACCCCCGCCAAGCCGGTAA
- a CDS encoding TIGR03435 family protein: MMDGRTRRVALAAAFVVLGSRYGLGQVAPAVGFEVVSLRQSPPGTMSNLTPPEGSRVHEAGISLTILIQLAFGVERDQVRGPEWLDSQMYDLNATTQGGVSLTRQQMMPLLQQMLTERLKLTWHHETKDVPGYGLLVAKGGAKLEASTGATEGSGNYILSNEIRLQSASMLSFAAALRIPLHQPVIDKTGLTGEFHINLSYAPEGSEDSTLPSIFKAIEEQLGLKLQAQRVPVEVVVVDHVERQPTEN; this comes from the coding sequence ATGATGGACGGTCGGACTCGTAGGGTAGCTCTCGCTGCGGCTTTTGTTGTTTTGGGATCGAGGTACGGGCTCGGGCAGGTGGCACCCGCGGTGGGGTTCGAGGTGGTTTCTCTGCGGCAGTCCCCGCCCGGGACGATGTCCAACCTTACGCCGCCTGAGGGCTCTCGCGTGCATGAGGCGGGCATCAGCCTGACGATCCTGATCCAGCTTGCGTTTGGAGTGGAACGGGACCAGGTGCGGGGTCCTGAGTGGCTTGATTCCCAAATGTATGACCTGAATGCGACGACCCAAGGTGGCGTATCGCTGACGCGCCAGCAGATGATGCCGCTGCTGCAACAGATGTTAACTGAGCGGTTGAAGCTGACGTGGCACCACGAGACGAAGGATGTGCCGGGCTATGGACTGCTGGTGGCCAAGGGCGGAGCGAAGCTCGAAGCGAGCACGGGGGCAACCGAAGGGAGCGGAAACTACATTCTCAGCAACGAGATTCGGTTGCAGAGCGCGTCGATGCTAAGCTTTGCGGCTGCCTTGCGGATTCCTCTCCATCAGCCTGTGATCGATAAGACGGGATTGACGGGCGAGTTTCATATCAACCTGAGCTATGCGCCGGAGGGCTCGGAGGATTCCACGCTGCCCTCAATCTTTAAGGCGATCGAGGAACAGTTAGGGCTCAAACTGCAGGCGCAAAGGGTCCCGGTGGAGGTGGTTGTGGTGGACCATGTGGAGAGGCAGCCAACTGAAAACTAA
- a CDS encoding YceD family protein has protein sequence MTSGPGSPTLEDVLITPFDLQKEPLVFTQTIAPGTIEYAADTSQIGPLPVEGKADLIVEHRGPSEEVEDIRVRASYDGRFEVLCARCLDPVDVPLKGSFDLLFRPEEADAESGERAITEDETEIGYYGKNGLLLEDVVREQVLLTLPGRTLCTQDCKGLCANCGQNLNTNPCKCAETAVDPRWNALQGLAGSLKQ, from the coding sequence TTGACCTCAGGCCCCGGCAGTCCTACGCTGGAAGATGTGCTGATCACCCCGTTCGACCTCCAGAAAGAACCGCTCGTCTTCACCCAGACCATCGCGCCCGGCACGATCGAGTATGCGGCGGACACCTCGCAGATCGGCCCGCTGCCCGTTGAGGGCAAGGCGGACCTCATCGTCGAGCACCGTGGCCCAAGTGAAGAAGTAGAAGATATCCGTGTCCGCGCCAGCTATGACGGCCGCTTTGAAGTGCTATGCGCCCGCTGCCTGGATCCCGTCGACGTGCCCCTCAAGGGCAGCTTCGACCTGCTCTTCCGCCCCGAAGAGGCCGACGCCGAATCCGGCGAGCGAGCAATTACGGAAGACGAGACGGAAATAGGGTATTATGGAAAGAACGGTCTTCTGCTAGAGGACGTCGTGCGGGAGCAGGTGCTGCTTACCCTGCCCGGACGGACGCTCTGTACGCAGGACTGCAAGGGTCTTTGCGCGAATTGTGGGCAAAACCTGAATACCAACCCCTGCAAATGCGCTGAAACCGCGGTCGATCCGCGGTGGAATGCGTTGCAAGGACTGGCCGGCAGCCTGAAGCAGTAA
- the rpmF gene encoding 50S ribosomal protein L32 codes for MPNPKRRHSKQRTAKRRSHDFLTPVNSGACPNCGERKLSHRACPKCGEYKGRAVLAKAETAS; via the coding sequence ATGCCTAATCCGAAACGGCGCCATTCCAAACAGCGCACCGCCAAGCGCCGCAGCCACGACTTCCTTACGCCCGTCAACAGCGGCGCCTGCCCCAACTGCGGAGAGCGTAAGCTCTCTCACCGTGCCTGCCCCAAGTGCGGCGAGTACAAGGGCCGTGCCGTTCTTGCCAAGGCCGAAACCGCCAGCTAA
- the plsX gene encoding phosphate acyltransferase PlsX: MPVEIVVDAMGSDKAPESEIRGAILACRTLDVHVALTGPEDILAPALETALGGRRFGARLPIRIVHASEWITMDDKAASAVRSKRDSSMRVGLKLVREGKADGFFTAGNTGAAMATAKMVLGGLSGVDRPALATIMPSMYGQPALLLDVGANVDSDPENLVQFAVMGSMYARNVLKVSNPRVGLLSIGEEDSKGNSLTRDTLPILRTIKGINFIGNVEGRDLFNGTADVIVCDGFVGNVALKTSEGVAKLVSFTLRESLKSTVTSQVGALLSRTAFNAFKKRLDYSEYGGAPMLGVRGVCIVGHGSSNDKAVMNGIRVAAEFAQAEVNSGIEAALVKL, from the coding sequence ATGCCGGTTGAGATCGTCGTCGACGCAATGGGTTCGGATAAGGCCCCGGAATCGGAGATTCGCGGGGCCATTCTTGCGTGCCGTACGCTGGATGTCCATGTGGCCCTCACGGGCCCTGAAGATATCCTCGCGCCCGCGCTCGAAACCGCGTTGGGCGGACGGCGCTTCGGCGCAAGATTGCCCATCCGCATCGTCCACGCCTCCGAATGGATCACCATGGACGACAAGGCGGCCTCGGCCGTCCGGTCCAAGCGTGACTCCAGCATGCGCGTCGGACTAAAGCTGGTCCGCGAAGGCAAGGCCGACGGCTTCTTCACCGCAGGCAATACCGGCGCAGCCATGGCCACGGCCAAGATGGTGCTCGGCGGCCTCAGCGGCGTAGACCGACCTGCCCTGGCCACCATTATGCCCAGCATGTATGGCCAGCCAGCGCTTCTGCTGGACGTCGGTGCCAATGTGGATTCGGACCCGGAAAACCTTGTGCAATTTGCCGTCATGGGCTCCATGTACGCGCGCAATGTGCTTAAGGTCTCGAACCCGCGCGTGGGGCTGCTGTCGATCGGCGAAGAGGACTCCAAAGGCAATTCCCTTACCCGGGATACGCTGCCCATCCTCCGCACCATCAAGGGCATCAACTTCATCGGCAACGTGGAAGGCCGCGACCTCTTCAACGGCACTGCCGACGTCATCGTCTGCGATGGTTTCGTGGGTAATGTGGCGCTCAAAACGTCTGAAGGCGTCGCCAAGCTGGTGAGCTTTACGCTGCGCGAGTCGCTGAAGTCTACCGTGACCTCACAGGTGGGGGCTCTGCTTTCGAGGACGGCCTTCAACGCCTTCAAGAAGCGGCTGGATTACTCAGAGTATGGGGGAGCGCCGATGTTAGGTGTACGCGGCGTCTGCATCGTTGGACACGGCTCGTCGAACGACAAGGCCGTCATGAACGGTATCCGGGTCGCCGCCGAGTTCGCCCAGGCCGAGGTCAACTCCGGCATCGAAGCGGCGCTCGTCAAGCTCTAA